Proteins from a genomic interval of Osmia bicornis bicornis chromosome 13, iOsmBic2.1, whole genome shotgun sequence:
- the LOC114872597 gene encoding putative GTP-binding protein 6, whose amino-acid sequence MQYLKKIFHVINKSQYVLKRKKEFNILNVIRRYKSDFDVEYEGYEENDEEKSTYMELSENCLGSLIDDNRVFVIQPYIKWGRDKKRNTTPELQLAEAIALINTLPNWRVVGEKLVPLLSLQRKQLVGSGALDTLKKEIRNCIHVRSIFVSTNLLKFIQISELQKAFDLPVYDRYSIVIHIFRQHAHTPEAKLQVALAELPYIRKKMIDFTTYRMGRINLDERKRKILQDREKKLRNALDKLKQHRELKKTNRNNYGFPSIAVVGYTNAGKTSLIKALTGDARLQPENKLFATLDTTVHQGFLSNKLKVLYVDTIGFIQDVPETLIEPFTVTLRDAINADILIHIFDISHPDIQAQIQHVQKTIRPMIEENKVIINVANKCDIIEKGNIDEDILPEDTFIVSSVKSTGIGELQSKIEEEIMTAANLLRRKFRVKMGSPEASLLYKETAVMESEPDPKNVQYLIMDVVVTTPVFYKLQRIFRR is encoded by the exons ATGCAGtatctgaaaaaaatttttcacgTTATAAACAAATCTCAGTATGTActgaagaggaaaaaagaatttaatatattaaatgttattcgGCGATATAAATCTGATTTTGATGTAGAATATGAGGGATATGAAGAAAATGATGAAGAAAAAAGTACTTATATGGAGTTATCTGAAAATTGTTTAGGGTCTCTTATCGATGATAATAGAGTATTTGTTATACAGCCATATATAAAATGGGGTAGagataagaaaagaaatacaacACCTGAATTACAATTAGCAGAGGCAATAGCACTGATCAATACTTTACCAAATTGGAGAGTTGTTGGTGAGAAGCTTGTTCCATTACTCAGTTTACAAAGAAAACAATTAGTTGGTTCAGGGGCTCTTGATACTCTGAAGAAGGAAATCAGAAATTGTATACATGTTAGATCAATATTTGTTagtacaaatttattaaaatttatacaaatttctGAGCTACAGAAAGCTTTTGACTTGCCAGTTTATGACCGGTACTCTATAGTTATTCATATTTTCCGACAACATGCACATACTCCAGAAGCAAAACTGCAAGTAGCCTTAGCAGAACTGCCAtatataagaaagaaaatgattgaTTTTACTACTTATCGTATGGGCAGGATAAATTTAGatgagagaaaaagaaaaatacttcaagatagagaaaagaaattgagaAATGCCTTGGATAAACTGAAACAACATAGAGAATTGAAGAAaacaaatagaaataattatggTTTTCCAAGCATAGCTGTTGTTGGGTACACAAATGCAGGAAAAACATCTCTGATAAAAGCATTAACAGGAGATGCACGTTTGCAacctgaaaataaattatttgctACTTTGGACACCACAGTACATCAAGGATTCTTATCcaataaattaaaagtattATACGTCGATACAATCGGATTTATTCAGGATGTACCAGAAACTTTAATAGAACCATTCACAGTAACGTTACGAGATGCTATAAATGCA GATATTTTGATACATATATTTGATATAAGTCATCCTGATATTCAAGCACAAATTCAGCATGTTCAGAAAACAATAAGACCAATGATAGAGGAAAATAAGGTGATCATTAATGTTGCCAATAAGTGTGACATCATTGAAAAGGGGAATATCGACGAAGATATTTTACCAGAAGATACATTCATTGTTTCTTCTGTGAAATCCACAGGAATTGGCGAGTTACAGTCTAAAATAGAGGAGGAAATTATGACTGCTGCTAATTTGCTTAGGAGAAAATTCAGGGTGAAAATGGGTAGTCCAGAAGCATCATTGTTGTACAAAGAAACAGCGGTGATGGAATCTGAACCAGATCCAAAAAACGTACAGTATCTAATAATGGATGTGGTTGTAACAACACctgtattttacaaattacaacGAATATTTAGACGATGA
- the LOC114872595 gene encoding dynamin-binding protein-like, with protein MEPGTLAKVLSDFFTTIDGELSLNKGEYFLVYSVTDKHWCYGESRGRTGKFPSSRLHKVDIPILQDSDVLFVSIAAFPGQQDGDLSFAQGEIIVGMQNVGSGWYLGQTDAKKGIFPLTHTWQIDTKLLKKAIEKKTIRKKARIKTNLKAQIEGELDLVEGETVTVIEILGDGWCSGVTEDGKQGIFPEAFVSYITDSDDTVSAMDNNSFVAPVTYNNTTYENIEESQLEDSCNEEPAPNYFDLFPEFKTVTSEPLESSENNNNLNTLDVKPYAITLYPFNAQFPNELSFGAGEVVHLIKHIDSEWMEGTIDNEKGIFPISYVNIIVDCNEVNNEQSLFNQDTNNLEYDELMPGTKVKVEYTFKAQMDGDLSIVEGDTVTVINMANSDWVNVEDQSGQIGLCPRGYLSALPAESSNTAQSDFEDFVVIRHNEAISRTTEEQKPKRLSEPHRPAPPVPAPGRMPLQKETMDNNSINVNQQLDVASIGNLEIKQKNADHRQNVISELVITEKEYVRDLKLTYETFNLYNPSILEALGIDVTTLFGNIFEVIQVAEELLDLILKAMKGCDEELQTIGPSFIKMAEKLKNVYVKYCGNHEAALALLKKYENNEEIMTVFNKGIESLRYQVACFDMSSILIKPVQRILKYPLILYELVKCTDDNHPDKRAVEEAWKTMTAVASHINEYKRRKDLVSKYLGNDNTLIRKMAKLNMHSVAKMSTRLGTRLSASLGLTNVAVNPEFEELEKQFRSVGKCTLQLAKDVDLCLTYLSDEAISGEVISDFLIQYYQGTPNTEARRLRDIRSTIWSQFIQELKACLKDRVSTPINFLATLLEGPAVLITKRYDKLLDYDAAISKSEKYKDSRIVQDELATAKGNYEALSQQLLEELPILIDAATEILVDCVGAFAQARKLLCGKITKKYLTLCETTTQLSSQDILESFLVNHNLLWNQITRFTFAGSNPRIEEAQSWCPQSEKQRIALRNKYSSDKLCVVTENIASTSSLDMGAARGTLVAVIKKQDPMGDASRWFVDNGVAQGFLPAKSLQIQQTPQSESSNEITTPNKPNSTNMPDLICMDSPEKEQKTTQSHLKELLELDINKETHCYGNIEQVPRVQQYQNLNYEFYYAKYDFSVNITGTLTIIKGQALRLVRPHDEKGNDEWWLMEDRYGNKGYVPQNYLREPPTGKQ; from the exons ATGGAACCGGGAACATTAGCGAAAGTCTTGTCTGATTTTTTTACAACCATCGACGGGGAATTAAGTTTAAATAAGGGGGAATACTTTTTG GTATACAGTGTCACAGATAAACACTGGTGTTATGGAGAGTCTCGAGGTAGAACTGGGAAATTTCCCTCAAGTCGTTTACACAAAGTAGATATTCCAATACTACAGGATTCAGATGTTTTGTTTGTGTCAATTGCTGCTTTTCCAGGACAGCAGGATGGGGATCTGTCTTTTGCTCAAG GAGAAATTATTGTTGGAATGCAAAATGTGGGATCTGGATGGTACTTAGGACAAACAGATGCTAAAAAGGGTATTTTTCCTCTGACTCATACATGGCAAATTGATACTAAGTTGTTGAAG AAAGCTATAGAAAAGAAGACTATAAGAAAGAAGGCTAGAATAAAAACTAATTTGAAAGCACAAATTGAAGGAGAACTTGATTTAGTTGAAGGTGAAACAGTCACTGTTATAGAAATTCTGGGAGATGGATGGTGTTCTGGAGTAACAGAAGATGGCAAACAGGGAATATTTCCAGAAGCATTTGTGTCTTATATTACTGATTCTGATGACACAGTCTCTGCAATGGACAATAATTCTTTTGTTGCACCAGTAACTTATAATAATACAACATATGAAAACATTGAAGAATCACAGCTTGAAGACTCATGTAACGAAGAACCTGCACCAAATTACTTTGATTTATTTCCTGAATTTAAAACAGTTACTTCAGAACCACTGGAAAGTTcagaaaataataacaatCTCAATACATTGGATGTAAAACCATATGCTATCACTTTATACCCATTTAATGCTCAGTTTCCAAATGAGCTTAGCTTTGGAGCAGGAGAAGTAGTACACCTAATTAAACACATAGATTCAGAATGGATGGAGGGTACAATAGATAATGAGAAAGGAATCTTTCCTATATCTTATGTTAATATCATAGTGGACTGTAATGAAGTTAATAATGAACAAAGTCTATTTAACCAAGAtacaaataatttagaatATGACGAATTAATGCCTGGAACCAAAGTCAAAGTAGAGTATACTTTCAAAGCTCAAATGGATGGAGATTTGAGCATTGTTGAAGGTGATACAGTTACAGTAATTAACATGGCAAACTCAGATTGGGTTAATGTTGAAGATCAATCTGGTCAAATTGGTTTATGTCCAAGAGGATATTTAAGCGCTTTGCCTGCAGAATCATCAAATACTGCTCAAAGTGATTTCGAAGATTTTGTGGTAATACGACATAACGAGGCAATTTCTAGAACAACCGAAGAACAAAAGCCTAAAAGACTTTCAGAACCCCATAGACCTGCACCACCGGTACCAGCTCCCGGTAGAATGCCATTGCAAAAAGAAACAATGGATAATAATTCTATAAATGTAAATCAACAACTTGACGTTGCTAGTATCGGTAATTTAGAGATTAAACAGAAAAACGCAGATCACAGACAGAACGTCATATCAGAATTAGTCATTACAGAAAAAGAATACGTTCGggatttaaaattaacatATGAAACATTTAACTTGTACAATCCAAGTATACTTGAAGCTCTAGGGATAGATGTAACGACATtatttggaaatattttcgaaGTTATTCAGGTTGCAGAAGAATTACTGGATCTGATACTAAAAGCAATGAAAGGATGTGATGAGGAATTACAAACTATTGGTCcttcttttataaaaatggCTGAGAAGTTAAAGAACGTATATGTGAAATATTGTGGGAATCATGAAGCTGCCTTGGCATTGTTGAAGAag tatgaaaataatgaagagATAATGACAGTATTTAACAAAGGTATCGAATCATTACGCTATCAAGTAGCTTGTTTCGATATGAGTTCTATTCTTATAAAACCTGTACAGAGGATATTAAAATACCCCCTTATTTTATATGAACTGGtgaag TGTACCGATGATAATCATCCTGACAAACGTGCAGTAGAAGAAGCATGGAAGACTATGACTGCTGTTGCCAGTCACATTAACGAATATAAACGTCGAAAAGATTTGGTATCAAAGTATTTGGGCAACGATAACacattaataagaaaaatggCTAAACTCAATATGCATTCTGTCGCAAAAATGTCTACTAGATTAGGTACCCGATTAAGTGCAAGTTTAGGATTAACAAACGTTGCCGTTAATCCAGAATTCGAAGAGTTGGAAAAACAGTTTAGATCGGTTGGAAAATGTACTTTGCAATTAGCTAAAGATGTTGATCTGTGCCTTACATATTTAAGCGACGAAGCTATCTCTGGGGAAGTAATATCAGATTTTTTGATTCAATACTATCAAGGAACACCGAATACCGAAGCAAGGAGGCTCAGAGATATAAGATCGACAATTTGGTCGCAATTCATACAAGAATTAAAAGCGTGTCTTAAAGATAGAGTTAGCACACCGATAAACTTTCTGGCAACACTATTAGAAGGGCCTGCtgtattaataacaaaaagaTACGATAAGCTGCTTGATTATGATGCAGCTATTTCTAAAAGTGAAAAGTATAAGGATTCaagaatt GTACAAGATGAATTAGCAACAGCAAAAGGCAATTATGAAGCTTTATCACAGCAGTTGTTAGAAGAATTGCCTATTCTCATTGATGCTGCTACAGAAATATTAGTTGACTGTGTCGGTGCTTTTGCACAAGCACGAAAATTGTTATGTGGAAAAATTActaagaaatatttaactCTTTGCGAG ACTACAACTCAGCTTTCATCTCAAGATATTTTGGAATCATTTCTAGTTAATCATAATCTATTATGGAATCAGATAACACGTTTTACATTTGCTGGATCAAACCCCAGAATAGAAGAAGCACAGTCATGGTGTCCACAGAGTGAAAAACAAAGAATTGCATTAAGGAACAAATATTCTAGCGATAAATTATGTGTTGTGACAGAAAATATAGCGAGCACCTCATCTTTGGACATGGGTGCAGCTCGTGGAACTTTAGTTGCAGTAATAAAGAAACAAGATCCTATGGGTGATGCATCTAGATGGTTTGTAGATAATGGGGTTGCTCAAGGATTTTTGCCTGCTAAAAGTTTGCAGATTCAACAAACACCACAGTCTGAATCATCCAATGAAATTACTACCCCAAATAAACCTAACAGTACAAATATGCCTGATTTAATTTGCATGGATTCTCCTGAGAAGGAACAGAAAACTACTCAATCACATTTGAAAGAATTACTTGAGCTCGACATTAACAAAGAAACTCATTGTTATGGTAATATTGAACAAGTTCCTAGAGTTCAACAATATCAAAACCTGAATTATGAG tTCTACTATGCAAAATATGATTTTTCTGTAAATATTACTGGAACATTGACCATTATTAAAGGGCAAGCATTAAGGCTTGTTAGACCTCATGATGAGAAAGGAAATGATGAGTGGTGGCTAATGGAAgatagatatggtaataaggGTTATGTACCCCAAAACTATTTACGCGAACCACCCACAGGAAAACAATAA
- the LOC114872599 gene encoding uncharacterized protein LOC114872599 isoform X2, with protein sequence MNKLCRQVSIESPSVTGREWVFSFDVPVPDVPANGARIRVMCAGACYHPRRSPSLSSLTSVSSSSSLATEVSLEGDFPLSLPHHGVRDAALFPGYEVAGVIESLGANVPEDCGYSIGDRVILYPYEGIPNGYVEYLVVHDLKYLIKLPDNVSLSVAAMLPAGALLAMNTVFAAHEHVQQLLKERDATSVCKILIVGTGGLALWALRIAAYYFSNMRDRVTITIASLKDDGLTMAQEFQRVNVVQWSEGLYEKQLIERTMDACQGHVDVVIDFGITSRSLHRSMQCLSKGGVVFVIKDVADRLLPKFSRRAEEWQQSIKPVEPGSLEQLRELVELVASGKIEPPPHTVYPAEDVLDVVRKLCHSEIQGRAILRFYPAD encoded by the exons ATGAACAAATTATGCAGACAAGTGTCCATCGAGAGCCCCAGCGTCACAGGTCGCGAATGGGTGTTCAGTTTCGATGTCCCTGTTCCGGATGTGCCCGCAAACGGTGCCCGTATCCGAGTGATGTGTGCAGGAGCCTGTTACCATCCCCGTCGTTCACCGAGTCTATCCAGCCTGACTTCCGTCTCCAGCAGTAGCAGTTTAGCAACGGAAGTTTCATTAGAAGGAGATTTTCCGCTCTCCTTGCCTCATCACGGAGTCCGGGATGCGGCTCTCTTCCCTGGATACGAGGTTGCAGGTGTAATCGAATCTCTTGGAGCCAATGTACCCGAAGACTGCGGCTACTCCATTGGAGATCGAGTGATCCTCTATCCTTACGAGGGCATACCCAATGGATACGTTGAATACCTCGTCGTCCACGATCTTAAATATCTCATAAAGCTACCCGACAACGTTAGCTTGAGTGTCGCAGCCATGTTACCCGCTGGAGCTTTATTAGCCATGAATACCGTCTTCGCTGCTCATGAACATGTCCAGCAATTGCTGAAGGAAAGAGACGCAACGAGTGTCTGCAAGATTTTAATCGTTGGTACTGGTGGTCTAGCACTCTGGGCTCTTAGAATCGCGGCATATTACTTCAGCAACATGAGAGATAGGGTTACTATCACTATTGCCTCTTTGAAGGATGATGGATTAACCATGGCTCAGGAATTCCAACG CGTGAACGTGGTGCAATGGAGCGAGGGTCTGTACGAGAAGCAGCTGATCGAGCGGACGATGGACGCGTGTCAGGGCCACGTGGACGTGGTTATTGATTTCGGCATAACCTCGCGCAGTCTTCATCGTAGCATGCAATGCCTGAGCAAAGGTGGTGTCGTCTTCGTGATAAAAGATGTAGCCGATCGTCTTCTGCCGAAATTCAGTAGACGCGCAGAGGAATGGCAACAGAGTATCAAACCGGTAGAGCCTGGTTCTTTGGAACAGCTCCGAGAATTGGTTGAATTGGTTGCTTCCGGTAAGATCGAACCACCTCCGCACACCGTCTATCCAGCCGAGGATGTGTTGGACGTGGTGCGCAAATTATGTCATTCTGAGATCCAAGGACGCGCGATTTTACGTTTCTATCCAGCGGATTAA
- the LOC114872599 gene encoding uncharacterized protein LOC114872599 isoform X1 — MPIELESVAPITHKPCSPCNGEKMNKLCRQVSIESPSVTGREWVFSFDVPVPDVPANGARIRVMCAGACYHPRRSPSLSSLTSVSSSSSLATEVSLEGDFPLSLPHHGVRDAALFPGYEVAGVIESLGANVPEDCGYSIGDRVILYPYEGIPNGYVEYLVVHDLKYLIKLPDNVSLSVAAMLPAGALLAMNTVFAAHEHVQQLLKERDATSVCKILIVGTGGLALWALRIAAYYFSNMRDRVTITIASLKDDGLTMAQEFQRVNVVQWSEGLYEKQLIERTMDACQGHVDVVIDFGITSRSLHRSMQCLSKGGVVFVIKDVADRLLPKFSRRAEEWQQSIKPVEPGSLEQLRELVELVASGKIEPPPHTVYPAEDVLDVVRKLCHSEIQGRAILRFYPAD; from the exons ATGCCTATCGAATTGGAATCAGTGGCACCGATTACTCATAAACCCTGTTCACCTTGCAACGG GGAAAAGATGAACAAATTATGCAGACAAGTGTCCATCGAGAGCCCCAGCGTCACAGGTCGCGAATGGGTGTTCAGTTTCGATGTCCCTGTTCCGGATGTGCCCGCAAACGGTGCCCGTATCCGAGTGATGTGTGCAGGAGCCTGTTACCATCCCCGTCGTTCACCGAGTCTATCCAGCCTGACTTCCGTCTCCAGCAGTAGCAGTTTAGCAACGGAAGTTTCATTAGAAGGAGATTTTCCGCTCTCCTTGCCTCATCACGGAGTCCGGGATGCGGCTCTCTTCCCTGGATACGAGGTTGCAGGTGTAATCGAATCTCTTGGAGCCAATGTACCCGAAGACTGCGGCTACTCCATTGGAGATCGAGTGATCCTCTATCCTTACGAGGGCATACCCAATGGATACGTTGAATACCTCGTCGTCCACGATCTTAAATATCTCATAAAGCTACCCGACAACGTTAGCTTGAGTGTCGCAGCCATGTTACCCGCTGGAGCTTTATTAGCCATGAATACCGTCTTCGCTGCTCATGAACATGTCCAGCAATTGCTGAAGGAAAGAGACGCAACGAGTGTCTGCAAGATTTTAATCGTTGGTACTGGTGGTCTAGCACTCTGGGCTCTTAGAATCGCGGCATATTACTTCAGCAACATGAGAGATAGGGTTACTATCACTATTGCCTCTTTGAAGGATGATGGATTAACCATGGCTCAGGAATTCCAACG CGTGAACGTGGTGCAATGGAGCGAGGGTCTGTACGAGAAGCAGCTGATCGAGCGGACGATGGACGCGTGTCAGGGCCACGTGGACGTGGTTATTGATTTCGGCATAACCTCGCGCAGTCTTCATCGTAGCATGCAATGCCTGAGCAAAGGTGGTGTCGTCTTCGTGATAAAAGATGTAGCCGATCGTCTTCTGCCGAAATTCAGTAGACGCGCAGAGGAATGGCAACAGAGTATCAAACCGGTAGAGCCTGGTTCTTTGGAACAGCTCCGAGAATTGGTTGAATTGGTTGCTTCCGGTAAGATCGAACCACCTCCGCACACCGTCTATCCAGCCGAGGATGTGTTGGACGTGGTGCGCAAATTATGTCATTCTGAGATCCAAGGACGCGCGATTTTACGTTTCTATCCAGCGGATTAA